From one Bifidobacterium sp. WK012_4_13 genomic stretch:
- a CDS encoding GntR family transcriptional regulator, producing MNIVGRERRPCQWATLPCTPSERRRKWWDSYRAVWFITLKSNRSSSQALSKEDKILYHQIYEKIRADIQGNAYEIGSKLPSVKQLCEKYSVSAITIRHALDMLRDEGFITRQPRIGTTVTSLNPGTVAKPTSPSNLPTIAFLTTDFSDSFGTLVLMGALKRAQNRAHILLGRTSADDTLQESEIASALSADADGLILMPSNSTFIPKAILDLISRGFPVTILDRLFQGIPVATISSDNVQAAKEATNHLFDLGHKNVAFIGSKSHISTITSRHSGWAMAYANNDIVLDDELSFTEVQSTIPDSTAEEREDDIRKLEEFITAHGFVTACLVSEYNIALLLREALRRVGKSIPEDMSVICFDHASYAFDHELFRFTHVEQEQKALGEKAIDVTLRQIENGPSSEQILLPTSLVTGNSTAEPRKRTVATQPCE from the coding sequence ATGAACATCGTCGGGCGAGAACGGAGGCCCTGTCAATGGGCCACCCTCCCATGCACGCCATCTGAGCGTCGCCGGAAATGGTGGGATTCATATCGTGCAGTTTGGTTCATTACACTTAAGTCAAATAGATCGTCTTCACAGGCTTTATCCAAGGAGGATAAGATTCTCTACCATCAGATTTATGAAAAGATTCGAGCGGACATACAGGGCAATGCGTACGAGATCGGCAGCAAGCTCCCCTCGGTAAAGCAACTCTGCGAAAAATACTCGGTGAGTGCAATAACCATCCGGCATGCACTCGACATGCTTCGCGACGAGGGCTTCATCACCCGCCAGCCCCGCATAGGAACGACGGTAACCAGCTTGAATCCAGGCACGGTCGCGAAGCCGACCTCGCCGTCAAATCTTCCTACGATCGCCTTCCTGACCACCGATTTCTCAGATTCATTCGGGACTCTCGTGCTGATGGGGGCATTGAAACGAGCTCAGAACAGGGCGCACATATTGCTTGGCAGAACTTCGGCAGACGACACTCTCCAAGAGAGCGAGATCGCCTCGGCACTCAGCGCGGATGCGGATGGGCTCATCCTGATGCCCTCCAATTCGACATTCATTCCAAAGGCGATTCTTGATCTGATATCCCGCGGTTTCCCGGTCACGATTCTCGACAGGCTCTTTCAAGGCATTCCTGTCGCGACCATTTCGAGCGACAACGTCCAGGCGGCGAAGGAGGCGACGAATCATCTATTCGATCTCGGACACAAGAATGTCGCATTCATCGGATCCAAGTCGCACATATCGACGATCACCTCACGGCATAGCGGCTGGGCTATGGCCTATGCAAACAATGACATTGTGCTCGATGACGAGCTGAGCTTCACAGAGGTTCAATCCACGATCCCCGACTCCACGGCGGAGGAACGGGAAGACGACATCCGTAAGCTCGAAGAATTCATAACCGCCCATGGCTTCGTCACCGCATGCCTCGTTTCGGAATACAACATCGCGCTTCTGCTTCGAGAGGCCCTGCGAAGGGTCGGCAAATCCATTCCAGAGGATATGTCGGTCATCTGCTTCGACCACGCAAGCTACGCATTCGATCATGAGCTCTTCAGATTCACGCACGTCGAACAGGAGCAGAAGGCATTGGGCGAGAAGGCGATCGACGTGACGCTGCGACAAATTGAGAACGGCCCCAGCAGCGAACAGATCCTATTGCCAACGTCACTGGTGACAGGGAATTCGACGGCAGAACCGCGGAAACGCACAGTGGCCACCCAGCCATGCGAATGA
- a CDS encoding GH32 C-terminal domain-containing protein, which yields MSFSSQANAVDAADSVDATGESNSLTKTQFDQFYHYQASQGFMNDIQTIWKGSDGYYHFMYLQNANYRHDDDGTVWYHVKTKDFVHYTNVGVSIPKFNGVWYWMATGSVITNENGFYGDLSKTDLVAYFTSYIDGVQKQFVAYSKNGGRTFEPYRDAAIMSAPDASSNFRDPYISYDARSKTLMMYLAEGDRIGTYSSKDGVAFTEVGDTMLDAEALGGKDLGTIECPNIKTLYDPQTGERKTILFFGANGYQYGQTTGTYYMVGHLDGKNVFVPEQQPKRVDDGSDYYGANFMQQGDAALISLAWMGNWGYSDKTIADENGTAYRLGSLSLAHRLKLRGQAGNYTLDNTFVEPSSLYARAVKGTAYGSRSHRQLLDVTRSTSQNAVLRFSTVSGESRLGGDITVSLTHKDASETIEYSAATGDYSVSRTTTRIQDSGGVYEYTKKITANSGIASPATLTFHIIQDQSSVEFFVQGSGKSYSMARYTTDSKSKITVSSNASVKLSYSLNDIVRSR from the coding sequence ATGAGCTTTTCCTCACAGGCCAACGCGGTCGATGCTGCCGATTCCGTCGACGCCACAGGGGAGAGCAACAGTTTGACAAAGACACAATTTGACCAGTTCTATCATTATCAAGCGTCGCAGGGTTTCATGAACGATATCCAGACCATCTGGAAGGGCAGTGACGGCTACTATCACTTCATGTATCTGCAGAATGCCAATTACCGGCACGACGATGATGGAACCGTCTGGTATCACGTCAAGACCAAAGACTTCGTCCACTACACGAATGTCGGAGTTTCGATTCCAAAGTTCAATGGTGTCTGGTATTGGATGGCGACTGGTTCGGTGATCACGAATGAGAACGGATTCTATGGGGATCTGTCCAAGACGGATCTCGTGGCGTATTTCACCAGCTACATCGATGGTGTGCAGAAGCAGTTCGTTGCATATTCAAAGAATGGCGGCAGGACCTTCGAGCCTTATCGCGATGCTGCGATTATGTCGGCTCCCGATGCGAGCAGCAATTTCAGAGATCCGTATATCTCGTATGATGCCCGATCGAAGACTTTGATGATGTATCTGGCTGAAGGTGACAGAATCGGTACCTATTCGAGCAAGGATGGCGTTGCATTCACTGAAGTCGGCGATACGATGCTCGATGCCGAGGCTTTGGGCGGCAAGGATCTGGGAACGATCGAATGCCCAAACATCAAGACCCTGTATGATCCTCAGACCGGAGAGCGAAAGACGATCCTGTTCTTTGGCGCGAATGGATACCAATATGGTCAGACCACTGGGACGTACTACATGGTCGGTCATCTGGACGGCAAGAATGTTTTCGTGCCAGAGCAGCAGCCCAAGCGCGTGGATGATGGTTCGGATTACTATGGCGCGAATTTCATGCAGCAAGGCGATGCTGCACTGATCTCGCTTGCATGGATGGGAAACTGGGGCTATTCCGACAAGACGATTGCCGACGAGAATGGCACGGCTTACAGACTGGGATCGCTGAGCCTCGCCCATCGTTTGAAACTGAGGGGACAGGCCGGAAACTACACCCTTGACAACACCTTCGTCGAACCATCGTCTCTCTATGCGCGTGCCGTGAAGGGCACTGCCTATGGGTCTCGGAGTCATCGGCAATTGCTTGACGTCACTCGGTCAACAAGCCAAAATGCAGTGCTGCGGTTCTCGACTGTGAGCGGTGAGAGCAGGCTCGGCGGTGACATAACCGTGTCCCTTACGCATAAGGACGCTTCGGAGACAATTGAATATTCCGCTGCGACCGGCGACTATTCAGTCTCAAGAACGACCACCCGCATCCAAGACAGCGGCGGTGTCTATGAATACACGAAGAAAATAACTGCCAACAGCGGCATCGCATCCCCGGCAACCTTGACTTTCCATATTATCCAGGATCAGAGCAGCGTGGAATTCTTCGTTCAGGGAAGCGGAAAGTCATACTCGATGGCACGGTACACGACCGATTCGAAATCCAAGATCACGGTATCGAGCAATGCCTCGGTCAAACTCAGCTATTCGCTCAATGACATCGTCAGGTCACGCTGA
- a CDS encoding SpaA isopeptide-forming pilin-related protein yields the protein MKKSSNLAKTGIVKRIVTFLVALATLLVVFQTSSGTALADDTTPGVTTGTINTNLPDDSNGTIIDTAKATFTDANGNEVDSSQVNAGTNVDFKYTWSVPDPLADGTRLKGGDTFTFKMPANIDYHTVTNGKLGDYGTYTVDASGNVTFTFNDNVDGVDDVSGTFEYSSSISQETTTGEQSFDIPTTSNEPAIPYFVQPTGGTDIAKAGTLNGETNGKNPTGITWDVTINTSLQTLTNATVTDPMPSSTEDSVASTLKSVAVYPVTVDTKGNVTSTGAALTEGTDYTVDAAGKVTFIGKYATTRDAFKIEYKSDIDTSKVPKDGGTETFKNTATLNNDGKDSPASASVAANYGKFLDKSFDGADNDGSQKYNWHIDYNGQDATLSADNAVITDTLDKGTFTGTPVLTYADGSTVDPADYTIAYNADHNQMTVSFVNGLDKAVKIAYQSTISGAIDDSDKDGITNTASSDDVTKTTNSGSLGQQGLTKTRGSVDYNTKQVAWHFDINQARQNMSNWILTDTVPEGLTVDMSSFVLKDKDKNVTYVNGTDYEVKATADGFTLEFLGDLKTSAPDWYTLSYNTSFDTLNLPSNKDWKNSAEAQWTDTSGSTHTNTGSADFSPNDSAQNDGSKSGSYNATTKDITWTVVGNYNQRTLSNASITDPIPSTQTYVPDSAKVFEATINADGSYSLGSDVTSSISPSFDSDSKTVTAKLPDDSTKAYVLQFETSLDNQVLSDTKESNTATYTNNKIDNELDASISVPNGSNYVDKSGTADSTDSSYVNWNVWINKSQSTLENAKIVDNPTSNQIVDQSSIKIYPVSVSADGQTYTPDTSKALTLGKDYTVDLQTVAATGVQTLTIAFSNTIHTAYDLQYRTLVNTPLKNDTVSNSVTISADNLEQSQTSKSNNVAVYNNNGSADGKNTTIEINKIDAETKAALSNASFALYSVDSNGQKATLLKTGTTDSDGNLTWGNMVSGKYILVETSAPAGYTISDNLKNGVTFTVSYTTAAASSSPSDVTCSVDTSSNTNKCTVSDQETTGSVVLTKTDGDSNKPLAGAVFDVYSSNDSATPVKSGVTTGADGRVTVDGLLPGDYYFVETAAPAGYELSGDHVPFTIAFQSPVTVATASATNAEKTGSVVLTKTDSDTNKVLAGATFDLYKADGTEVKTGLTTGADGTVTVDGLKPGDYYFVETAAPAGYVLNDSKLNFTVELQTTAKVATASATNAEKTGSVVLTKTDSDTNKVLAGATFDLYKADGTKIQTGVKTGEDGTVTVDGLKPGDYYFVETKAPAGYVKSGAKWVFTVDLQTTAKVANVSVTNDEITGSVVLTKTDGATGKTLAGAVFSLYKADGTKIQSGLKTGADGKVTVDGLKPGDYYFQETQSPKGYRLNAAKLKFTIELQVKSIDATVNAKNDKIPAGAQQSSGESPLAKTGTAIAGVAGVAVVLAFLGLGSVLARSRYSTRKH from the coding sequence ATGAAAAAGTCTTCAAATTTAGCGAAGACAGGGATAGTCAAGAGAATCGTGACTTTCCTGGTGGCTTTGGCCACATTGCTCGTGGTATTCCAGACTTCAAGCGGAACGGCACTGGCAGATGACACGACGCCAGGGGTAACAACTGGCACCATTAACACCAATCTTCCCGATGATTCGAACGGAACGATCATTGACACAGCAAAGGCGACATTCACCGATGCCAATGGCAATGAGGTAGATTCATCGCAGGTCAATGCTGGGACCAACGTTGATTTTAAATATACATGGAGCGTTCCTGATCCGTTGGCAGACGGCACCAGACTGAAGGGTGGCGACACCTTCACCTTCAAGATGCCAGCGAACATTGACTATCACACCGTCACGAATGGAAAACTTGGCGATTATGGCACCTATACCGTTGACGCCTCAGGCAATGTGACCTTCACCTTCAATGACAATGTTGACGGAGTGGACGACGTTTCTGGAACCTTCGAATACAGTTCCTCGATTTCTCAAGAGACGACGACAGGTGAACAGAGCTTCGACATTCCCACAACGAGCAACGAACCTGCCATCCCATACTTTGTGCAGCCAACTGGCGGCACCGACATCGCAAAGGCCGGAACGCTGAACGGAGAGACGAACGGCAAGAACCCTACGGGCATCACATGGGACGTCACCATCAATACAAGCTTGCAGACCCTGACCAACGCGACGGTCACTGACCCCATGCCGAGCTCAACCGAGGATTCCGTTGCTTCCACGCTGAAAAGCGTTGCCGTATACCCAGTGACCGTTGACACGAAAGGCAACGTGACGTCAACCGGAGCTGCCCTTACAGAAGGCACGGACTATACCGTGGATGCCGCCGGCAAGGTCACGTTCATTGGCAAGTATGCTACTACAAGGGATGCGTTCAAGATCGAATATAAGTCCGATATCGACACCTCCAAGGTGCCAAAGGACGGCGGGACCGAAACATTCAAGAACACGGCCACGTTGAACAATGACGGGAAAGATTCGCCAGCCTCTGCATCAGTGGCTGCAAATTATGGCAAGTTCCTCGACAAGAGCTTCGATGGTGCGGACAATGACGGAAGCCAGAAATATAACTGGCATATTGACTACAATGGTCAGGACGCGACTCTGTCGGCCGACAATGCAGTGATCACCGATACGCTCGACAAGGGGACGTTCACCGGAACTCCTGTGCTCACCTATGCGGATGGAAGCACGGTTGATCCTGCAGACTACACGATTGCCTATAACGCAGACCACAACCAGATGACGGTGTCCTTCGTCAATGGATTGGACAAGGCCGTAAAAATCGCCTATCAGTCAACCATCAGCGGTGCGATTGATGACAGCGACAAGGATGGAATTACCAATACGGCTTCGAGCGATGACGTTACGAAGACCACGAACTCCGGCTCATTGGGACAGCAGGGCCTCACCAAAACCCGTGGATCCGTTGATTACAATACCAAGCAGGTTGCATGGCATTTTGACATTAACCAAGCTCGTCAGAATATGAGCAACTGGATATTGACAGATACAGTCCCCGAGGGCCTCACCGTAGACATGAGTTCGTTCGTGCTTAAAGATAAAGATAAGAACGTTACCTACGTCAATGGTACAGACTATGAAGTCAAGGCGACTGCTGATGGATTCACACTCGAATTTCTTGGTGACTTGAAGACGTCCGCACCAGATTGGTACACCCTCAGTTACAACACTTCGTTCGACACACTGAACTTGCCCAGCAATAAGGATTGGAAAAATAGCGCTGAAGCGCAGTGGACCGACACTAGTGGCTCCACGCATACAAATACCGGCTCGGCAGACTTCTCCCCAAATGACAGTGCACAAAACGATGGAAGCAAGTCGGGGAGCTATAACGCGACAACCAAGGACATCACCTGGACCGTTGTTGGAAATTACAATCAACGGACGCTGAGCAACGCGTCGATCACCGATCCGATTCCTTCCACACAGACCTATGTCCCTGACAGCGCCAAGGTGTTCGAGGCAACGATCAATGCCGACGGATCATATTCCCTGGGCAGCGATGTCACCTCTTCGATCAGCCCGAGCTTTGATTCTGATTCCAAGACGGTGACCGCAAAGCTTCCTGATGACAGCACCAAGGCATACGTCTTGCAGTTCGAAACGAGTCTCGACAATCAGGTACTTTCAGATACGAAGGAAAGCAACACTGCAACATACACCAATAACAAGATCGACAACGAACTTGACGCTTCGATCAGCGTTCCCAATGGCAGCAACTATGTTGACAAGTCTGGCACCGCTGATTCCACGGATAGCTCATATGTGAATTGGAATGTCTGGATCAATAAATCGCAGTCCACTTTGGAAAATGCGAAGATTGTCGATAATCCAACGTCGAATCAGATCGTCGACCAGAGTTCAATCAAGATCTATCCGGTGAGTGTCTCCGCCGATGGGCAGACATATACTCCTGATACCAGCAAAGCTCTTACGCTCGGCAAGGACTACACCGTCGATCTGCAGACAGTGGCCGCGACTGGCGTACAGACCTTGACCATTGCTTTCAGCAATACGATTCATACTGCATATGACCTGCAATATCGCACGTTGGTGAACACGCCGCTTAAGAATGATACGGTCAGCAACTCGGTGACAATTTCCGCTGACAATCTGGAGCAATCGCAGACCAGCAAGTCCAATAACGTTGCCGTATATAACAACAACGGTTCGGCAGACGGCAAGAACACCACTATCGAGATCAACAAGATCGACGCCGAGACCAAGGCTGCCCTGTCGAACGCTTCCTTCGCACTCTACAGCGTCGACTCCAATGGCCAGAAGGCCACGCTTCTCAAGACAGGCACGACGGACAGCGATGGCAATCTGACCTGGGGCAACATGGTTTCCGGCAAATACATCCTTGTCGAGACCTCTGCTCCTGCGGGATACACCATCTCTGACAATTTGAAGAACGGCGTGACATTTACCGTGTCGTACACAACCGCTGCCGCAAGTTCTTCGCCAAGCGATGTCACCTGCTCGGTTGATACCTCCAGCAACACCAATAAGTGCACAGTTTCGGATCAGGAAACGACCGGCTCGGTCGTGCTGACGAAGACCGATGGTGATTCCAACAAGCCTTTGGCTGGTGCGGTGTTCGATGTGTATTCGTCCAATGACAGCGCCACTCCGGTGAAGTCTGGTGTGACGACTGGCGCTGATGGTAGGGTGACGGTCGATGGTCTGCTGCCTGGCGACTATTACTTCGTCGAGACGGCGGCTCCTGCTGGCTATGAGCTGAGCGGCGATCATGTTCCGTTCACGATTGCGTTCCAGAGTCCTGTGACGGTTGCGACGGCTTCGGCCACGAACGCCGAGAAGACTGGTTCGGTGGTGCTGACGAAGACCGACAGCGATACGAACAAGGTTCTTGCCGGTGCAACGTTCGATCTGTACAAGGCTGATGGCACGGAGGTCAAGACGGGTCTGACGACTGGCGCCGATGGCACGGTGACGGTCGATGGCTTGAAGCCCGGCGACTATTACTTCGTCGAGACTGCGGCTCCTGCTGGCTATGTGCTCAATGATTCGAAGCTGAACTTCACGGTCGAGCTTCAGACCACTGCAAAGGTCGCCACAGCCTCCGCAACGAATGCAGAGAAGACTGGTTCGGTGGTGCTGACGAAGACCGACAGCGATACGAACAAGGTTCTTGCCGGTGCAACGTTCGATCTGTACAAGGCTGATGGCACCAAGATTCAGACCGGTGTCAAGACTGGTGAGGATGGTACGGTGACGGTCGATGGCTTGAAGCCTGGCGACTATTACTTCGTTGAGACCAAGGCTCCTGCTGGCTATGTGAAGAGCGGCGCCAAGTGGGTCTTCACGGTGGATCTTCAGACGACTGCCAAGGTTGCGAATGTTTCCGTGACCAATGATGAGATCACTGGGTCTGTCGTCCTGACCAAGACCGATGGAGCGACCGGCAAGACGCTGGCTGGAGCTGTGTTCAGCCTCTACAAGGCTGACGGCACGAAGATTCAGTCCGGTCTCAAGACAGGCGCTGATGGCAAGGTAACGGTCGATGGCTTGAAGCCCGGCGACTATTACTTCCAGGAAACCCAGTCTCCCAAGGGATACAGGTTGAACGCCGCCAAGCTCAAGTTCACCATTGAGTTGCAGGTCAAGAGCATAGATGCGACGGTCAATGCCAAGAACGACAAGATTCCTGCAGGCGCACAGCAATCCTCCGGCGAATCTCCACTGGCAAAGACAGGAACCGCGATTGCAGGTGTGGCGGGCGTTGCGGTCGTGCTTGCATTCCTTGGATTGGGCTCGGTCTTGGCGAGGTCGAGGTACTCGACAAGAAAGCACTGA
- a CDS encoding Type 1 glutamine amidotransferase-like domain-containing protein, translating to MHTLFLTSMFAPMAARFHDFARGDCTGKKACLIPTASSRQKVRHYVNADRSALKSLGIRVADLEVSTASPQEIRRCIGQSDYVVITGGNTFYLLQELRRSEADKAIVDHIDAGKTYIGASAGSVILAPDIGYISHMDSTDAAPELAGDYTGLGVLDFYLVPHVGNFPFKAAAKAIQDEYSSSHDLQGISNHEAIEIRDGAERIIGA from the coding sequence ATGCATACGCTTTTTCTAACTTCGATGTTTGCACCGATGGCCGCCAGATTCCATGATTTTGCCCGAGGTGACTGCACTGGTAAAAAGGCGTGTCTGATACCGACTGCGAGTTCAAGGCAGAAGGTGAGGCATTATGTCAATGCGGATCGATCGGCTTTGAAATCCTTGGGTATTCGCGTTGCTGACCTTGAAGTCTCGACCGCCAGCCCGCAGGAGATCCGTAGATGCATCGGGCAGAGCGACTATGTTGTGATAACTGGGGGAAATACGTTCTATCTGCTTCAGGAATTGCGTCGCAGTGAAGCGGACAAGGCCATCGTCGATCACATCGATGCTGGGAAAACCTATATTGGTGCGTCAGCAGGTTCGGTGATCCTTGCTCCTGACATCGGATACATCTCCCATATGGATTCCACGGATGCCGCTCCCGAGCTCGCCGGGGACTATACGGGACTTGGCGTTCTTGACTTCTATCTGGTGCCTCATGTGGGCAACTTTCCATTCAAGGCAGCTGCGAAGGCTATTCAGGATGAGTACTCGAGCAGCCACGACCTTCAGGGAATCTCAAATCATGAGGCCATCGAGATTCGGGACGGGGCGGAGCGGATCATAGGTGCCTGA